The genomic DNA GTCGTCCGGTTATGGGAGAACGAGCCCGTGGCTCTCCTCAACAGGAAGGGTGTCATGTACCTGATAAACCATGAAGGCACGCCCCTTGAGAGATTGAACCAGACAGTGCCGTTCCTGCCCATAATAGAACTCAGGTCCAACCGTAAGGGCACATTGAAGGAGGCCGTCAAGCTTGCCGAAGCTGTAAGGAGAGAGAGTATGTTCAGTGACCGTAACATAAGGATAGTGGCTGCATCCCCCCGGGATATAACACTGAAAATTGATGATATGCTGATAAAGGTAGGCAGGGGTGATTATGAAAAGAAACTCTCCAGGCTTGCCCGGCTTGAGGATACGCTTGTTCAGAGGAGAATCCCTGTCGACTATATTGATCTGAGGTTTTCTAAAAGGGTGATCGTTAGACCCGTAAAGGGACGTAAGCAGTGAGCAACGGACAGTTCATAGTGGGCCTTGATGTGGGTACAACCAAGATCTGTGTGATTGTGGGACAGTACCTAAATG from bacterium BMS3Abin08 includes the following:
- the ftsQ gene encoding cell division protein FtsQ codes for the protein MKRKNKKKQNRIKPRSGKLWAVILRLLLSRFAVKSCMLVVFLLLVFLSVRFVIRAFTVEELVVKGNKYISRTEVKRLLGVKRDESILTWDAERGRKRLLRSPWIRDVLIRKDLPHTVVVRLWENEPVALLNRKGVMYLINHEGTPLERLNQTVPFLPIIELRSNRKGTLKEAVKLAEAVRRESMFSDRNIRIVAASPRDITLKIDDMLIKVGRGDYEKKLSRLARLEDTLVQRRIPVDYIDLRFSKRVIVRPVKGRKQ